Proteins from one Desmodus rotundus isolate HL8 chromosome 9, HLdesRot8A.1, whole genome shotgun sequence genomic window:
- the CTXN1 gene encoding cortexin-1 — protein MSTTWTLSSEPLPPSTGPPAGVGLDAEQRTVFAFVLCLLVVLVLLMVRCVRILLDPYSRMPASSWTDHKEALERGQFDYALV, from the coding sequence ATGAGCACGACCTGGACGCTGTCCTCCGAGCCGTTGCCGCCATCGACGGGGCCCCCGGCGGGCGTGGGCCTGGACGCCGAGCAGCGCACAGTGTTCGCCTTCGTTCTCTGTCTGCTTgtggtgctggtgctgctgaTGGTGCGCTGCGTGCGCATCCTACTCGACCCCTACAGCCGCATGCCCGCCTCATCCTGGACGGACCACAAGGAGGCGCTCGAGCGTGGGCAGTTCGACTACGCGCTGGTCTGA
- the SNAPC2 gene encoding snRNA-activating protein complex subunit 2, with translation MKPPQRRRVAPARYLGEVTRTTVWSAREKRQLLRLLQTRRGQPEPDAADLARELPDRSEADIRDFLQQLKGRVAREAIQRVHSDGPKGQRLLETQIPAPIEVWMDLAEKITGPLEETLTVAFSQVLTIAAVEPTSLLQSKPSKPTQARGKLLPLSTPSGQEDQSPEAPGLAPEAPGLAPEAPSEFPGGLSTEGDFVVDFEKIYKYLSSMSHSCRGPELSAAESAVVLDLLMALPEELPHLPCAALVEHMMDTYLRLMAPQSDPSSGNLRRGPEDCGTGPRGQEEASQAIPQAPEKARHDEPRSVWQAAGVCPLNPFLVPLELLGQVATSAK, from the exons ATGAAACCCCCACAACGGCGGCGAGTTGCCCCGGCACGCTATTTGGGCGAGGTGACCCGCACCACTGTTTGGAGTGCCCGCGAGAAGCGGCAGCTGCTCCGACTACTGCAGACGCGGCGTGGCCAGCCGGAGCCGGACGCCGCCGATCTGGCCAGAGAACTGCCTGACCGGAGCGAGGCGGAC ATTCGGGATTTCCTCCAGCAGCTCAAAGGCCGTGTGGCTCGGGAAGCCATTCAGAGGGTGCATTCAGATGGCCCAAAGGGTCAGAGACTCCTGGAAACACAGATTCCGGCCCCCATCGAG gtatGGATGGATCTGGCAGAGAAGATAACAGGCCCGCTGGAGGAAACCCTGACTGTGGCTTTCTCACAG GTGCTCACTATCGCGGCTGTGGAGCCCACCAGCCTCCTGCAGTCCAAGCCCTCCAAGCCCACACAGGCACGTGGGAAACTGCTGCCCCTCAGTACCCCTAGCGGACAGGAAGACCAGAGCCCTGAGGCTCCTGGCCTCGCCCCTGAGGCTCCTGGCCTCGCCCCTGAGGCACCTTCTGAATTCCCAGGTGGCCTCTCTACTGAGGGAGACTTTGTAGTGGACTTTGAGAAGATCTACAAGTACTTGTCCTCCATGTCCCACAGCTGCCGTGGCCCTGAGCTTTCTGCAGCTG AGTCAGCTGTGGTCCTTGACCTGCTCATGGCACTTCCGGAGGAACTGCCTCACCTGCCCTGTGCAGCCCTGGTTGAGCATATGATGGATACATACCTACGCCTGATGGCTCCCCAGTCTGACCCCAGCAGTGGGAACTTGCGACGAGGGCCTGAGGATTGTGGGACTGGCCCTAGGGGGCAAGAGGAGGCCAGCCAGGCTATTCCCCAGGCCCCTGAGAAGGCCAGGCATGATGAACCAAGATCTGTCTGGCAAGCAGCTGGGGTATGCCCCCTGAACCCATTCCTGGTGCCCCTGGAGCTTCTGGGCCAGGTGGCTACATCTGCAAAGTGA
- the TGFBR3L gene encoding transforming growth factor-beta receptor type 3-like protein, with translation MLGPTLLLLVLLHGVSASPSRPPVSLFPAAPGPWFRGPLFRLDLSDAEDDFHRRAGPLEVPANSRVFVQAALARSSRRWGLALHSCWVTPSSSPALGPALALLRGGCPADSSVTFPPPRPRAAHFSFRLHPVFNASVQFLHCQLRRHRCLWGAHQTPAPLALSPPLPCLPQNEACAGSGSGESLDADGPHMHTLTQPIVVTVPRPPLRPPKDIPSKAVRPEPPVPTPVALEPAPVVALVVAAFLLGAAVAAGFGLVCAHSAAPRGHPCTRPVLSNPYCSAACLSLPAPPPPGPPPRASPSDPQPPSPQ, from the exons ATGCTGGGCCCCACGCTCCTGCTGCTGGTCCTGCTTCACGGGGTCTCTGCCTCACCCAGCAGGCCTCCTG TATCCCTGTTCCCAGCTGCGCCCGGGCCGTGGTTTCGCGGACCCCTTTTCAGACTAGATCTATCGGATGCAGAGGATGACTTTCATCGCCGAGCGGGGCCTCTCGAGGTCCCGGCGAACAGCCGCGtgtttgtgcag GCGGCCCTGGCCCGTTCCTCCCGgcgctggggcctggccctgcacagCTGCTGGGTCACACCGTCCTCGAGTCCGGCCCTGGGGCCCGCCCTGGCACTGCTGCGCGGTGGCTGCCCTGCCGATTCTTCGGTCACTTTCCCGCCACCACGACCCCGGGCCGCCCACTTCAGTTTCCGTCTGCACCCGGTCTTCAATGCCTCTGTACAGTTCTTGCATTGCCAGCTGAGGCGCCATCGCTGTCTCTGGGGAGCACACCAGACTCCTGCGCCTCTGGCACTGTCACCCCCGTTGCCG tGTCTGCCTCAGAATGAGGCATGCGCAGGCAGTGGCAGCGGCGAGAGTCTGGATGCTGACGGCCCCCACATGCATACGCTTACGCAGCCCATCGTAGTCACGGTCCCACGGCCACCCCTCA GGCCACCCAAGGACATCCCCAGCAAAGCCGTACGTCCGGAGCCTCCAGTGCCCACCCCAGTGGCCCTGGAGCCCGCACCAGTGGTGGCGCTGGTAGTGGCCGCCTTCTTGCTGGGTGCTGCGGTGGCCGCCGGGTTTGGCCTCGTGTGCGCGCACTCAG CAGCCCCCAGGGGACACCCCTGCACCAGGCCAGTGCTCAGCAACCCCTACTGCTCCGCAGCTTGCCTCTCCCTTCCAGCGCCCCCACCTCCTGGTCCACCCCCGAGAGCCTCGCCTAGCGACCCCCAGCCCCCAAGTCCCCAGTGA